A genome region from Ctenopharyngodon idella isolate HZGC_01 chromosome 5, HZGC01, whole genome shotgun sequence includes the following:
- the zgc:63972 gene encoding protein CutA homolog: protein MQENKPDWLYQRNPKDIMSSAVPRTGFVVFCVILVLTLTLYPVLKTLGVQIHSALTGSYVAGYHSVLLVNCPTEQTARDIGRSIMEKRLAACVNIFPHTTTMYYWKGEIRDASEILLLVRTRTSVVQRLVAYIKAVHPYDIPEIISFPIDDGSQDYMKWMEDAVTDI from the exons atgcaaGAGAACAAACCGGATTGGTTGTACCAGCGGAATCCCAAGGACATAATGTCTTCGGCTGTCCCTCGAACGGGATTTGTGGTCTTTTGCGTG ATTCTAGTCCTGACCCTCACCCTGTACCCTGTGCTGAAGACACTGGGTGTTCAGATCCATTCTGCTCTCACAGGAAGCTATGTGGCTGGATATCATTCTGTGCTGCTTGTCAACTGTCCTACTGAACAAACTGCTAGAGATATTGGCAG GAGTATCATGGAGAAAAGGCTGGCAGCATGCGTGAATATATTTCCTCACACTACCACTAT GTACTACTGGAAAGGAGAGATTCGGGATGCCTCTGAAATACTGCTG CTTGTCAGGACAAGAACATCTGTGGTGCAGAGACTTGTGGCTTATATAAA AGCTGTGCATCCATATGACATTCCAGAAATCATCAGTTTTCCTATTGATGATGGAAGCCAGGACTACATGAAGTGGATGGAAGATGCAGTCACTgatatttga